In Actinoplanes octamycinicus, the genomic window TGCGAAAAGCTGGGACGGGCAGTGCACAACTGAGTGCGTCGGAAACGCAGCGAATCACCAACCTTACCAGCGGTACGCCGTACGCCGGCTCGGTCGATCTCCGGACCGGGTCAGCCGGCCGGGCGGCAGCTCATCACGTCGCCCACCGAGGCGCGCGCGGTGGTCGGCACGGTCTCCGCGACCACCACCTCGCCGCCGCCGTCCGGGGCGGGCACCGTCACGGTCCGGGTGCCCAGCTCGTAGCCCTGGTAGTCACGGGCGCGCAGCACGCACGAGGCGGTCTCGCCGGCCGGCACCCGGACCCGGAACTTGATCACCATGGCGGTGTCGGCCGGCTCGTTCCAGCCGATGATCTCCGGGCTGTAGTTGGTCTGCCCGAATTTCTGGTAATAGGCCCAGGTCAGCCCGAGGGCGCCGACGCCGAAGACGACAGCGGCCACGATCAGGGCCAGCGGGCGGCGCCGGCGGCCGTCCCGGCGCCGGCCATACCGCCCGGGCGGGAAAACCGGGGTTGTGGCGCGCGTCTCGCTCACCTGGCAGCCCTCTCGTGCGTTTGTCGTCGGGGGATCGGCAAGAATGGCAGTGTTTCATCATCGCAGCCGAGCTCGGCCTGCTGGCTGGCAGGCCAGGTCGAGAGGGTCTTAACAACTGTGGCTGAGCAACTGCGTCTCATGACTGTGCACGCCCACCCGGACGACGAGTCCAGCAAGGGCGCCGCCACGATGGCGAAATACGTCGCCGAGGGGGCCAAGGTGCTCGTGGCCACCTGCACCGGTGGCGAGCGCGGCAGCGTGCTGAACCCGAAGATGGACCGCCCCGAGGTGCTGGCGGACATCACCAACATCCGGCGCAAGGAGATGGACCGGGCCCGCGAGATCCTCGGGGTGGACCAGGCCTGGCTGGGCTTCGTCGACTCCGGGCTGCCCGAGGGTGACCCGCTGCCGCCGCTGCCGGAGGGTTGTTTCGGCCTGCAGGACCCGCAGGAGGCGGCGAAACCGCTGATCAAGCTGATCCGCGAGTTCCGGCCGCACGTGATGACCACCTACGACGAGAACGGCGGATATCCGCACCCCGACCACATCATGTGCCACAAGGTGGCGGTGGTCGCCTTCGAGCAGGCCGGCGACCCGGAGCTCTACCCGGAGCTGGGCGAGCCGTGGCAGCCGCTGAAGCTGTACTACAACTCCGGCTGGACCCGGGCCCGGATGCTGGCGCTGCACGAGGGCATGCTCGCGGCCGGCCTGGAGTCGCCGTACGCGGAGTGGCTGGAGAAGTGGTCGGACCGGCAGGACCGGGGCGACAAGATCACCACTCGGGTCGAGTGCGGGGAGTACTTCGCGATCCGCGACGACGCGCTGCGGGCGCACGCCACCCAGGTCGACCCGGACGGGTTCTGGTTCCACATCCCGCTGGAGATGCAGCAGAAGGTGTGGCCGACCGAGGACTTCGAGCTGGCCCGCTCGCTGGTGGACAGCCCGGTTCCGGAGTCCGACCTGTTCGCGGGCATCCGGGAGAAGGTCGAAGCGGCCTGAGCAGTACTCTTGGGGACGTGGACATTTTCGCGGCCAACAACTTCGGGGACACCCGGGACGGCGGGCTCGCCGGCCCGATGGGCCTGTTCCTGATCGTCCTGATGTGCATAGCGACGGTCGCGTTGATCCGCAACATGAACAAGCGCATTCGTCGGCTTCCCGACAGTTTCGACGACGAGGCCGAGCGCGGACGTGTGGCGGAAATCGCGCGGCTCAATGAAGATCTCGAGCGCTCCGGCGGCGACGCCGCCGGAGATGTCGAAGCGCATCGATCGGCCAAGGCCGGCGACGGTGCGGAGTCCGAGGTGGCGACGGTCGATGAGGACAAAAGCGAGTCCGCATCGGACACCGGCCGGACCACTCGATGATCGTGATGTCGCCCATCGCACCGGCCGTCCGGTTCGCGGTGGGCGACGAGTGGCGGTGGTCCGCCGCCGTCAAGCCCTGTTGCGTTCATCGGGATTGATTTAGCCTTCCGCCGGGGGCCATACGGCTCCCGGGACCCTGCGCGGAAGGGGGCGCCGAGATGAGTGCACTCCGGCGCCGAGTCTCCCCGGGCCATCTGCACGTGCATTTTCCCGTGCCGTCCCGCCGGGCCCGATCATGAGCGGTCCCTCCGCACCGTACCGTCGCGCGTGGACCGCCCTGGCCGGGCGCTCCCAGCCGGTCCGCGTCCTGACCGTCACCCTGGTCGTCGCCGCCGTCGCGGCGGTCTTCCTGGGCGCCCTGCAGACCCCGCACCTGCCGCCCGGCAGTCCGCTGTCGCCGGTCGACGGCGTGTGCGTGGCCGCCGTGCTGGCCGCCATCGCGCAGCTGGCCGGCCTGCGCTTCCGGCTCGGTCCGGACGCGGTCTCGGTGAGCTGGGCCGAGGCGGCCGTGGTGGTCGGCCTGGTGATCTGCCCGGCCGGCTGGCTGCCGACCGCCACGCTGGCCGGGGTCGGCGCCGCCTGGCTGCTGCTGGCCTGGCTGATCGGGGTGCGCAACCCGGCCGAGGTGGTCCATCTGGTCGCCTCGATGACGCTCGGGGTCTCGGCGGCCGCCCTGGTCACCTCGCTGCTGGCCGGTGACGCCGGGGTGCGCAGCGGCCGGTTGGCGCTGGCCCTGGTCGCCGGCGCGGGCACCTACCTGCTGATCACCTTCGGTCTGGTGGTGCTCACCCTCACCCTGCAGCGGGACGTCCCGCCGGCCCAGGTCGCCGCCAAGGTGCTCTACGCCAAGGCGCCGATGTCGGCGGGGAACGTGATCGTCGGCCTGGCCGCGGTCTACGCGCTGGTCCGTGAGCCGCTCTGGCTGCTCGCCTTCGGCCCGGTGCTCTGGCTGCTGCACCGCACCTACCGCTTCCACCTGCGGGCCGCCGAGGAGCGCCGGATGTGGGAGGCGTTCGCCGCGGCCACCGCGCGGCTGCCCGGGGTCAGCGAGGCCGAGGTGGCCCGGGCCGGGCTGCGCGGCGCGCTGGACGTCTTCGGCGCCCGCCGGGTGCAGCTGGAGCTGCTCTCCGAGCACGGCAACCGGAAATACACCCAGGACGGGCCGGGGGAGAGCCCGGACGCGGCGCGTTCCGGCCCGGCGGTGACCCGGAGCATGGCGGTGGCCGGGCGGCCGGTCGGCGAGCTGACCGTCTGGCTCGGCGAGCCGGCCCTGCCGGTGCGGCATGACGAGGCCGCCCTCACCGCCTACGGGGAGGCGCTGGCCGGGGCGCTCCGCGACGCGGCCGCCCACCAGCGGATCGCCGAGCTGGACGCCCGGGTCGCGCACGACCGGGTGCACGACCCGCTGACCGGTCTGATCAACCGGTCCGCGCTGGTCAGCGACGGGGACGCGGCACTGCGCGGCGGCGAGCGCGGCCGGCCGGCCGCCCTGCTGCTGCTCGACGTGGTCGACTTCCGCGAGGTGAACAGCACGCTCGGGCACCGCGGCGGCGACGAGGTGCTCCGGCTGATCGCCGAGCGGCTGGTCGAGCAGGCCCGGCCCGGCGAGCTGGTGGCGCGCACCGGCGACGACGAGTTCGCGCTGCTGCTGCCCGGGCTGACCGCGCTGGCCGGCGCGTCCGCGGCGCCGCACTCGCTGTCCCAGGCCCTGCGCCGGGCCCGGGAGCTGGTCGAGCAGCTGCGGCTGCCGATGCGGGTGGCCGGGGTGCGGCTGGCCGTCGAGGTCACGGTCGGCGCGGTGGTCGCCCCGGCCGGCCAGGTCGAGGTCGGTGAGCTGCTGCGGCGCGCCGAGCTGGCCGCCCGCCGGGCCAAGGAGCAGGGCCTGACCGTCGGCACCTACGACGCCGGGCAGG contains:
- a CDS encoding DUF4307 domain-containing protein; protein product: MSETRATTPVFPPGRYGRRRDGRRRRPLALIVAAVVFGVGALGLTWAYYQKFGQTNYSPEIIGWNEPADTAMVIKFRVRVPAGETASCVLRARDYQGYELGTRTVTVPAPDGGGEVVVAETVPTTARASVGDVMSCRPAG
- the mca gene encoding mycothiol conjugate amidase Mca yields the protein MAEQLRLMTVHAHPDDESSKGAATMAKYVAEGAKVLVATCTGGERGSVLNPKMDRPEVLADITNIRRKEMDRAREILGVDQAWLGFVDSGLPEGDPLPPLPEGCFGLQDPQEAAKPLIKLIREFRPHVMTTYDENGGYPHPDHIMCHKVAVVAFEQAGDPELYPELGEPWQPLKLYYNSGWTRARMLALHEGMLAAGLESPYAEWLEKWSDRQDRGDKITTRVECGEYFAIRDDALRAHATQVDPDGFWFHIPLEMQQKVWPTEDFELARSLVDSPVPESDLFAGIREKVEAA
- a CDS encoding putative bifunctional diguanylate cyclase/phosphodiesterase: MSGPSAPYRRAWTALAGRSQPVRVLTVTLVVAAVAAVFLGALQTPHLPPGSPLSPVDGVCVAAVLAAIAQLAGLRFRLGPDAVSVSWAEAAVVVGLVICPAGWLPTATLAGVGAAWLLLAWLIGVRNPAEVVHLVASMTLGVSAAALVTSLLAGDAGVRSGRLALALVAGAGTYLLITFGLVVLTLTLQRDVPPAQVAAKVLYAKAPMSAGNVIVGLAAVYALVREPLWLLAFGPVLWLLHRTYRFHLRAAEERRMWEAFAAATARLPGVSEAEVARAGLRGALDVFGARRVQLELLSEHGNRKYTQDGPGESPDAARSGPAVTRSMAVAGRPVGELTVWLGEPALPVRHDEAALTAYGEALAGALRDAAAHQRIAELDARVAHDRVHDPLTGLINRSALVSDGDAALRGGERGRPAALLLLDVVDFREVNSTLGHRGGDEVLRLIAERLVEQARPGELVARTGDDEFALLLPGLTALAGASAAPHSLSQALRRARELVEQLRLPMRVAGVRLAVEVTVGAVVAPAGQVEVGELLRRAELAARRAKEQGLTVGTYDAGQDASSTDRLALLAELQDAFAADDQIMLHLQPAVDLITAEPTGCEALVRWRHPRRGQLSPAEFLPAVERSELLIPFTRRVLDLALAAAADWTAHGIDVPVSVNVSARSLTDPTFPAQVTEALRRHRTPASRLVLEITESVAVSEQEIVDEVLARLRAGGVQVSLDDFGTGFSSLASVTRMPVDEIKIDRSFVDEMIDSPAAGAVVRGAVELGARLGVRVVAEGIETIEQRAALIALGCPSAQGYHFCKPMPADKIVQALSQLRGSSSATITPLRADGAS